Below is a window of Macadamia integrifolia cultivar HAES 741 chromosome 8, SCU_Mint_v3, whole genome shotgun sequence DNA.
CGGTTTGTCCGAGAGAAAAACGATAACCAGCCTTGCTGCGCTGCCATTCGCGGCAGGCGTTGCGGTGTTCTGTTATGAAGGTTTTGGTATGACATTGGCATTAGAGGCGTCGATGAGTGAAAGGAGGAGATTTCCATGGGTTCTCGCAATTGCTTTCTCAGGGATAACGCTTGTGTATGTGTTGTTTGGGTTCTTCGGATACTTGGCTTTTGGTGAGCGGACGAGAGACATTATAACACTCAATCTACCGAATGATTGGTCCTCTACGGCTGTTAAGATCGGGCTGTGTGTGGGTCTGACGTTCACTTTCCCAATCATGATGCACCCCATTAATGAGATCATAGAGGGAAAGCTGAAACAAAGGGAGTGGTTTCAGAAACTCTGCCTTAACAATAATTCTAGTAGAGGAGGAAGGGCAAGAGAGAGGTTTTTCGTGTATGTGAGCAGAGCCTTTGTGGTGTTGGTGGCGGCGGTGGTGGCCTCGTCGGTTCCGGGTTTCGGTGTGTTCGTGTCGATGGTGGGAAGCACCGTATCTGCGATGCTATCCTTTGTTTTGCCGACCACGTTTCATCTCATGTTCTGCGGCAGTTGTATGCGTTTGTGGCAGAGGGTTTTGGATATCTGCATCTTGAGTTGTGGGTTGGCTTTTGCTGCTTATGGCACTTACAATGCTGCATCCAAGTGGGATACCAAAGGTGCATTTTGAGAAGTCACTTTGAAGCATCATCATGTATCTCTTCTTCAGGCTGTAGTTGTTGTACACTATACTATACTATACTATGGTGGTATTTATACAACAAGTTTGTTCTCATTACGAGCAAAAAGGATAAGACTTCTGGTGAGTGTCGTGGAAACACTTCAGTATCGGGCGATCCGTATCGGTTTGGTAGATCTACTTCAACCAAGGGGGCTGGTAATTAAATTAGATTGATGGTGCTTCTTCTACAAAATGCTCCGGCACCCACTCTTCTCTCTTTGAGGCTGCTCTATGCCTAAAAAGATATATGAAGACCAAGTGGAATCATCCATCAACCATGTTTGGGTCTTGTTGCGACTAGAAATCGTCCTAGGCCTTCCTTGGTTCTTGCAAAGAGGAATAAATGAAAGAGAGTGAGTGCCGGGTTGATCTAGCAGGGGATACTCCAATGTCTAAGTCAGATTTGTATGCAAACAGATAGTTCCAGTTAGAATGGAAAATGTCAATCTCTTGAAAAGGAGTTTGGATGTGTTTTTTATAATTGGAAATGGCAATTGCTTGTGAAGAGCCCTGGTTTGGAAGTTGTCCATTGTGGGTAGGAGTCTCAATCTAATAAATATTATATTGAGAGTGATTGTGGAGATCGCTTTTGTTATGGAAGTGTTGCCATATTGGCCATATCCCAGTGAATATGGTGAGATACCCTTCCTTTGAGGGAAAATTTGTTATTTCAATGAATGTCCTTCCTTGATTTGCTTTGTGTTTTGGGTCACGCAGGTCAGGCTCGATTAACCTTCCTTCTGGGATCCCTCTTGATGATGCTAGCAAAGTCTTGGGTCGACCGGCGGATAGTAGATGATGTGGTCACCTAGTTGTCCATATCGAACGGCAGGGTGTGTTACCCCATGATTTGGCCATCCTTTTGTAATTATAAGAGCCCTCCACTTGTGGGGACCGCCACGGTAGTGACCTAGCCTGCTAGTGACTTATCCGTTCGGCCCGTGGGGTCCATTTGATGCCATTGGCCAATTGCCTCTTACCTTCAATACCTTAAATTAGGGGAACTGTAGTTGGTCTGGCCAGATAGTTCGCTTATTTTCGCATTTCGGGGCCAGCTAATAGTCGTTGGTTTGTATTACCCTTAGTCACTAGTTTTAGCCATAACAGGTCTATTGAAAATCCCTGATTAATACTGTCAAAACCAGCAGCCCAattgggcccgtaggcatgatatttacacaagaaatagcaatttaactatcaagagcgcaaaaaggaaaatatactaaaagaatcaaaagagtacaGTAATTAGAATCATCTACTGTTGCCttgcaacacaaccctcacacggaTAACCGTCACCATGATCGAATCCTTCAAGGGCGCACCAATTccccactggggtttcatcGGTGGGACCCAACACGAGTTCCTCTACTGAATagcctacaaaatcatctaaaaaggtgtgtacacgaggggtgagctcactagttcagtaaatgaaaagaaagacgcacacaaacaattgtaattcaaatgatactatatgcatgagattcattttaaacctacttcacctaaacaatcattactaggtctTAGGTAACGTGATACTCACAACCACACTGTGCGTATGCCTTGGATTCGAAACGTATTCTCCATcttgcgatacgcccatagggttgtagAAGAAGGccacgcccatagggttgtagaagaaggcccaccgtgagcactcaaaaaagtaaatcgtggtcgaatcacagtagaaatgtaaatcgtggttgaaccacagtagaaaagtaaatcatggctgaaccatagcagaaattaaaagcagtacgattggccctctaaatatatcaccaaggtttccaactgtcctaatgatcagccagacaTACTTCTAACTGCCATGGCGGTCCGCGATCGACgtttccccccagtgataacccaacatatAAATCCCTGTcgggaatatgaaatcctaaccatatgctcctatatgagatagtacaactgcatagtacttctGTGTCCCGttccacggtgtaccaatgcactttttccaagccgactagggcatctattctagaaatcccacacatgtctGGTAAATCATCATCATACCACaa
It encodes the following:
- the LOC122085906 gene encoding amino acid transporter ANT1-like codes for the protein MAKEETEVPLLKSSTTGSATWGQTLGNIIVVIIGTGVLGLPYAFRVAGWLAGGLGVIIASISIYYCMLLLVQCRDTLSSSSSSSDDESDEVHTYGDLGFKAFGKMGRYLTEFLIVLSQFGGAVAYLIFIGHNLSSRFRTHHISSSSFIFLLVPMEIALSWFRSLSALAPFSIFADICNALAMAIVVKQDLQLFDGLSERKTITSLAALPFAAGVAVFCYEGFGMTLALEASMSERRRFPWVLAIAFSGITLVYVLFGFFGYLAFGERTRDIITLNLPNDWSSTAVKIGLCVGLTFTFPIMMHPINEIIEGKLKQREWFQKLCLNNNSSRGGRARERFFVYVSRAFVVLVAAVVASSVPGFGVFVSMVGSTVSAMLSFVLPTTFHLMFCGSCMRLWQRVLDICILSCGLAFAAYGTYNAASKWDTKGAF